Proteins from one Rosa chinensis cultivar Old Blush chromosome 7, RchiOBHm-V2, whole genome shotgun sequence genomic window:
- the LOC112180659 gene encoding uncharacterized protein LOC112180659 isoform X1 → MGKKEGDLWDDSALINAFDNAMTTYKKMHSKKPTQGPTQEHKLVSSPEEQVIVEAGETQEAKRIQGDADDPTKDEKTTMEMGETSNLSEAKENHCLDSYVPDPYSQDAQDMQNNYSYSEGGEDYTNLLNQYYEIEEKRQKILEKLHQFGGGNYQYSGEGSGSGSGVQWGTVSSYEQNAVPASQPSDPAVVGSCCPYMCPCLMTACTAFPACPLDSTCAGITCTEACLATSNGKPLSLEDRKIVKTAFGTAERALSSMKTNITVDSSKSEGILWSNPLQRSDKVKHSLATSSCGKLLPTINHPSTIKKRFLAIISTSHRAALDNQRQLRVCTRCLC, encoded by the exons ATGGGGAAGAAAGAAGGAGACTTGTGGGACGATTCGGCTCTCATCAATGCTTTCGACAACGCCATGACTACCTACAAG AAAATGCATAGCAAGAAACCCACTCAAGGTCCAACCCAGGAACACAAACTTGTGAGCAGTCCTGAAGAACAAGTCATTGTTGAGGCTGGTGAAACCCAGGAGGCTAAAAG AATACAAGGGGATGCAGATGACCCGACAAAAGATGAGAAGACTACTATGGAAATGGGAGAGACCAGTAATCTTTCAGAAGCTAAAGAAAATCATTGTTTAGATTCATATGTACCTGACCCCTATTCACAAGATGCTCAGGACATGCAAAACAACTATTCATATTCAGAAGGTGGAGAAGATTATACAAATTTACTCAACCAGTATTATGAGATTGAGGAGAAAAGACAGAAGATTCTAGAGAAACTTCATCAATTTGGTGGTGGGAATTACCAGTATTCTGGCGAAGGTTCAGGTTCAGGTTCTGGTGTACAGTGGGGTACTGTTTCTAGTTACGAACAAAATGCAGTCCCTGCTAGCCAACCTTCTGATCCAGCTGTTGTGGGTTCATGTTGCCCGTACATGTGTCCGTGCTTGATGACTGCATGCACTGCATTTCCTGCTTGTCCATTGGATTCGACATGTGCTGGTATAACTTGTACGGAAGCTTGTTTGGCAACAAGTAATGGGAAACCATTATCTCTTGAAGATAGAAAAATTGTCAAGACAGCATTTGGGACTGCAGAAAGAGCATTATCATCCATGAAAACAAATATTACTGTTGATTCTAGTAAAAGTGAAG GTATCTTGTGGAGCAATCCATTGCAAAGAAGCGACAAAGTTAAACATTCTCTCGCAACATCAAGCTGTG GCAAGTTATTACCCACCATTAATCACCCTTCAACAATTAAGAAGAGGTTTCTTGCGATTATATCAACCAGCCATCGAGCAGCTTTAGACAACCAACGACAGCTACGAGTTTGCACCCGCTGCCTTTGCTAA
- the LOC112180659 gene encoding uncharacterized protein LOC112180659 isoform X2, whose protein sequence is MGKKEGDLWDDSALINAFDNAMTTYKKMHSKKPTQGPTQEHKLVSSPEEQVIVEAGETQEAKRIQGDADDPTKDEKTTMEMGETSNLSEAKENHCLDSYVPDPYSQDAQDMQNNYSYSEGGEDYTNLLNQYYEIEEKRQKILEKLHQFGGGNYQYSGEGSGSGSGVQWGTVSSYEQNAVPASQPSDPAVVGSCCPYMCPCLMTACTAFPACPLDSTCAGITCTEACLATSNGKPLSLEDRKIVKTAFGTAERALSSMKTNITVDSSKSEEKDESEMAETTGSETDISVVLNAWYSTGFYTGKYLVEQSIAKKRQS, encoded by the exons ATGGGGAAGAAAGAAGGAGACTTGTGGGACGATTCGGCTCTCATCAATGCTTTCGACAACGCCATGACTACCTACAAG AAAATGCATAGCAAGAAACCCACTCAAGGTCCAACCCAGGAACACAAACTTGTGAGCAGTCCTGAAGAACAAGTCATTGTTGAGGCTGGTGAAACCCAGGAGGCTAAAAG AATACAAGGGGATGCAGATGACCCGACAAAAGATGAGAAGACTACTATGGAAATGGGAGAGACCAGTAATCTTTCAGAAGCTAAAGAAAATCATTGTTTAGATTCATATGTACCTGACCCCTATTCACAAGATGCTCAGGACATGCAAAACAACTATTCATATTCAGAAGGTGGAGAAGATTATACAAATTTACTCAACCAGTATTATGAGATTGAGGAGAAAAGACAGAAGATTCTAGAGAAACTTCATCAATTTGGTGGTGGGAATTACCAGTATTCTGGCGAAGGTTCAGGTTCAGGTTCTGGTGTACAGTGGGGTACTGTTTCTAGTTACGAACAAAATGCAGTCCCTGCTAGCCAACCTTCTGATCCAGCTGTTGTGGGTTCATGTTGCCCGTACATGTGTCCGTGCTTGATGACTGCATGCACTGCATTTCCTGCTTGTCCATTGGATTCGACATGTGCTGGTATAACTTGTACGGAAGCTTGTTTGGCAACAAGTAATGGGAAACCATTATCTCTTGAAGATAGAAAAATTGTCAAGACAGCATTTGGGACTGCAGAAAGAGCATTATCATCCATGAAAACAAATATTACTGTTGATTCTAGTAAAAGTGAAG AGAAAGATGAATCAGAAATGGCTGAAACTACTGGCTCAGAGACAGATATCAGTGTGGTACTGAATGCATGGTATTCCACAGGTTTCTACACTGGCAA GTATCTTGTGGAGCAATCCATTGCAAAGAAGCGACAAAGTTAA
- the LOC112175071 gene encoding putative B3 domain-containing protein Os04g0346900: MATMSRPMASRSNRLMNREGRGHGFPVDSPSFCLKIVTAVDLQDGKELPELAVTKYGNCMADSIFLKVPNCGTSWPVELKKTIRGSRIWLQKGWERFTDFYSIDQDYFIVLSYEGEHSYFQVHIFNCSNMEIGYPICGGAGGCMSTPNSKGTSFPSASSAGRDQNNDNQRDFYGANNFKFGDKPSFRVTMTEKYLSSLLRVPLDFTIKHLCEIGSHSTVTLQTSGERTWTVQCAVSKCGKNARFNRASWRGFVKGNQLEAGDDCLFELTGERMLKVNIARAK; this comes from the exons ATGGCCACAATGTCACGCCCAATGGCTTCTCGGAGCAACAGACTGATGAACAGAGAGGGAAGAGGACATGGCTTTCCAGTGGACTCTCCAAGCTTCTGCTTGAAGATTGTTACTGCAGTGGATCTCCAAGATGGGAAG GAACTTCCAGAGCTAGCTGTGACGAAGTATGGGAATTGTATGGCAGACTCCATATTCCTCAAGGTTCCCAATTGCGGAACATCATGGCCAGTAGAACTGAAAAAAACGATTCGTGGTAGCCGAATCTGGTTACAAAAAGGATGGGAACGATTCACAGACTTTTACTCCATAGACCAAGATTACTTCATAGTGTTGAGCTATGAAGGCGAACATTCTTATTTCCAAGTACACATTTTCAACTGCAGCAATATGGAAATAGGGTACCCAATTTGTGGAG GAGCTGGTGGATGCATGTCTACACCCAATTCAAAAGGTACCTCCTTTCCCTCTGCATCATCTGCTGGCAGAGACCAAAACAATGACAACCAACGTGACTTTTATGGAGCTAACAATTTCAAATTCGGGGACAAGCCTAGTTTTCGGGTCACAATGACTGAAAAATACTTATCATCTCTCTTG AGAGTACCTTTGGATTTCACCATCAAACATTTGTGTGAAATAGGGTCTCATTCTACTGTGACCTTACAGACTTCAGGTGAGAGAACATGGACTGTTCAGTGTGCTGTCAGCAAATGTGGGAAAAATGCAAGATTCAATCGTGCTAGTTGGAGAGGATTTGTGAAGGGCAATCAATTGGAAGCAGGTGATGATTGTCTGTTTGAGTTGACAGGCGAACGTATGCTCAAAGTCAACATAGCCCGAGCTAAATGA